Below is a genomic region from Fusobacterium perfoetens.
TTTAAAACAGTAGCAATACCGTTTAAGTGTCTTGTAAATTGAGATTTTAAAGCAGAACTATTTAGATTGAAAGTTAATCCTTCAGGGATATTTAATAAAATAGAAGAACCAGTATTAACTATTTCAACACCAGAATTATAAAGTACATTTCTAAATTCGTTTTCTTGTTTTTGAAGGTTAGCACCGATAGCTGTACCTATTAAAGCACCAGCTGCAGTTCCGATTAAAGTTCCTTTTGTATTTCCACCTATTAGTTGACCAGCAAGAGCACCAGCCGCAGCTCCACTAAGAGCTCCTCCAGTTGTATAAGACATAGAACCTTCAGGTCTTACAAAGTTAGAAGTACATCCTCCTAAAATTAGGGCAGTAGTTAAGAAACTAACAACTATTTTTTTATTTTTCATAATTGAACCTCCTAAATCGTGTAATAAAATAAAAAAAATAAACCTCTTATAACAATTATAATCTATTATTCTTAACTAATCAATAAATTTGTAAAAAATATTTAAAAAAATTTCAAAAAAACTTAAAATAAAAACCATTGAAAATAAAAGAAAAAATAAAAAAACGAATAAAAAATAAAAAAAAGTGTTGACAGATTTTATATAATATGATATTATTATTCTTGTCTTAGGGGACGTCGGAATATAGCGCAGTCCGGTAGCGCACTTGCCTTGGGAGCAAGGGGCCGCAAGTTCGAATCTTGCTATTCCGACCATTTGCGGGAATAGCTCAGTTGGTAGAGCGTCAGCCTTCCAAGCTGAATGTCGCGAGTTCGAACCTCGTTTCCCGCTCCATTTTTATGTTTATGTGTCTGTAGCTCAGCTGGATAGAGCAACGCCCTTCTAAGGCGTGGGTCAGGGGTTCGAATCCCTTCAGACACGCCATTAATGGTGACTGTAGTTCAGTTGGTAGAGCGCCAGTTTGTGGCACTGGTTGTCGCGAGTTCGAGCCTCGTCAGTCACCCCATAACAATATGCGTCATTAGCTCAGTAGGTAGAGCACACGACTTTTAATCGTGTTGTCACTGGTTCAAATCCAGTATGACGCACCATAAATTTAGTGCGAGGATGGCGGAATTGGCAGACGCGCTAGACTTAGGATCTAGTGTCTCCGACGTGAGGGTTCAAGTCCCTCTCTTCGCACCATTTTTTTATAAAAAAATAAATAATTTAGAATTATACAAAGGGCTACTTTTTTAGGTAGTCTTTTCTTATATTTAAAATATATTTTAAAAGTTGTTTTTTTATGCTATAATTATTTAGGCAAAACTCTAGCAAGGAATGGAATGAGTATGGAAATATATGACGCAAAAGAAAAAACAAAGATAAATTTTCAAAAAATACAAAATGAAAAAAATTTTTATTTAGGAGAATTTAGAGAAAATGTAATTTCTGCATTGAAAAAACAGGATATAGATGAGAATATTCAATATCGTTTTTTAAATCTAATGAAAAATAAAAATGCAAAACTTTTAAAAATAAGCAGAGAGCTTAATATGAAAGATATAAAAAAATATATAGAGTATGCTGAAAAAATAAATTTAAACTATCGTTTAGTAGATGGTTTATCATATGAAGGGGATATTGGAATGGTAATTGTTTCAAAGGAGCCTTTAGAAAATGAAAATGAGGATATCATTTTTGAGGGAGAACAAGAGTTATATGTAAAAGCAGGTCTTTCACCTTATTACTGGGAAGCTGAAGGAAAGAAGATCTGTAAAAAACATTATAAATTACTGGAAGAGAAATATCCAGAAAAAAAAGAAAAGTTTGACTTAATGGGAATATTAGATAAAATGTTGGGATATAAATGTCCTATCTGTACAAAGGAAAATTCAAACAAAGGAGATATTTAATGGGAGTAGGAGCTTTTAAAATCAGAGGAAATAAAAAATTATCGGGAATACTAGAAGTAGAAGGATCTAAAAATGGATCATTACCAATTTTTGTAGCCACTCTTATAGAGAAAGGTACATACATTTTAAGAAATATTCCAAATCTTATGGACATAAGAACATTAATCAAACTATTAGAAAGTTTAGGGCTAGAAGTAGAACAACTGGATAAACACTCATATAAAATTGTAAATAATGGTATAAAAAATATAGAAGCATCTTATGAGTTAGTAAAAAAAATGAGAGCATCATTTTTAGTAATGGGACCAATACTTGCTCACTGTGGAGAAGCTAAAGTATCACTTCCTGGAGGTTGTGCAATAGGAGCAAGACCTGTTGATTTACATTTAAAAGGTTTTGAAGCTTTAGGAACAGAAATAACAATAGAACATGGTTATGTATATGGTAAAGTAAAAGATGGAAAACTAAAAGGAGATAAAATAATTTTAGATTTTCCAAGTGTAGGAGCAACAGAAAATATAATAATGGCTGCAGTAAAAGCAGAGGGTGTTACAATAATAGAAAATGTGGCTAGAGAACCAGAAATCGATGATCTTTGTCATTTCTTAAATAAAATGGGAGCAAAAATAGAAGGAATAGGAGAAGGAAAACTTACAATAACAGGAGTTGACAAACTATATCCTTGTGAATATGAAATAATACCAGATAGAATCGTTGCAGGAACATTTATAATCGCTGCTGTAATGTTTGAAGGGGTAAAAGTTAAAGGAGTTAGAACAGAGCATTTAGAAAGCTTTTTAATGAAACTTCAAGAGATGGGAGTAACTTATCACATTGATGAAAATGGACTTTTTGAAGTTACTTCTAAATTAGAAGATCTAAAGGGAGTAAAAGTAAAAACAATGCCTCACCCAGGTTTCCCAACAGATTTACAATCTCCTATTATGACTCTTATGTGTTTAGCTAAAGGAAGTAGCGAGATAACAGAAACAATATTTGAAAATAGATTTATGCACGTACCTGAGTTAAATAGAATGGGTGCAGAGATAACAACAGAAAAAAACATAGCAGTAATAAAAGGAATTGACAAATTTTCTTCAGCACAAGTTATGTCAAGTGATTTAAGAGCTGGAGCAGCTTTGGTCCTTGCAGCTTTAAAAAGTGAGGGAGAAAGTACTGTAAATAGAATTTATCATATAGATCGTGGATATGAGGATCTTGAAATTAAATTAAGAAATATTGGTGCTGATATAGAAAGAGTTAAAGAAGAGATATAGGAGTGATATGGATAAAATAATCGGAATAAACCCTGTTATGGAGGTTTTAGAAAATAAAGAAAAGAATATTGAGAAAATAGAAATATTTCAAGGAATAAAAGAAGATAAAGCTAATCTTATTAGAAAAAAAGCCTCTGAAAGAAATATAAAAGTTCAATATATTAAGAAAAAAGTTGATAATTCACAAGGAGTTATTGCTTATATAAGTTCCTATGATTATTATGTTGAATTTGGAGAGTTTTTAGAAAAAATAGCTCCTAAAGAAAAAGATATAGTTTTGGTTTTAGATGGTGTACAAGACCCTAGAAACTTTGGAGCAATAATAAGAAGTGCTGAGATATTTGGTGTATCAGGTATAGTTATTCCTGAGAGAAACTCTGTAAGTATAAATGAAACAGTTGTAAAAACTTCAACAGGAGCTATAGAATATGTTGATATAGTTAAGGTTGTAAATATTACAGAAGCACTAAAAAATCTTAAAAAATTAGGATATTGGGTATATGGAGCAGAAGGTGACGGAGCAAAAGTATATTCAGAAGAAAAATATCCAGACAAAACAGTAATAGTTTTAGGTAGTGAAGGATTTGGAATAAGAAAAAAAGTTAAGGAAAACTGTGATATTTTGATAAAAATACCAATGCACGGAAAGATAAACTCTTTAAATGTGTCTGTTGCAGGAGGAATTCTTTTGTCAGAAGTGGCAAAATCAATTTATTAAAAAATTTGGAGTGTGTTAAATGGACGCGTCAGAATTAAAAATTTTGATGAAAGCCAAAGCTGGTGATAATGAAAGCTTTGAAATTCTTTTAAAAAAATATGAAAAATACATATATATGAATACAAAGGATTACTTTCTTGCTGATGGAGAGAGAGAAGACTTGGTTCAAGAAGGAATAATAGGACTTTTAAAAGGAATAAAAAGCTATGATAGTGAGAGAGAGGCTTCTTTTAAAACTTTCGTAATAATGTGTATGAGAAGACAAATTATCACAGCTATAAAATCTTCCAATAGTAAGAAAAATAGATTTATAAGTTTGTCAGGATCAGAAACTGATGAAAGTTTGATGGAAGAATATGTAGAAAAATCTCCAAATGCTGAAGAGGTTTTTTTATATAAAGAGCTTATGGAAGAGTTTAAAGAATACACAAAAGAACATTTTAGTGATTTAGAAAAAGAAGTTTTAGAGAAACTTTTTCAAGGATATAACTACAGCGAAATAGCTGAAAATTTAGGAAAACCAGCAAAAGTCATAGACAATGCTTATCAAAGAATAAAAAATAAAGTAAAAAGATGGCTTAAAGATTTTAGAAATGTATAAATTTAAAATATAAAAACTTTTTAGAAAAGGGGGAACAATGAAAGAGTATAATTTCAGAGAAATTGAAAAAAAATGGCAAGCAAAGTGGGAAAATAGTGTACTCTTTAAAACTAACGATAAAGTAGATGGAAAAGAAAACTATTATGTTTTAGTAATGTTACCTTATCCATCAGGAAAATTGCACGTTGGACACGCAAGAAACTATACAATAGGTGACGTTATAGCTAGATATAAAAAAATGAAAGGATATAATGTACTTCACCCAATGGGATGGGATTCTTTCGGATTACCAGCTGAAAACGCAGCTATTCAACATGGAGCACACCCAGCAATCTGGACAAAATCAAATATAGAAAATATGAAAAGACAATTAAAATTAATGGGACTTTCATATGATTGGGACAGAGAAGTTGCCACTTATACAAAAGAATATTATAGATGGAACCAATGGATATTCAAAAAATTATACGAAAAAGGTTTAGTTTATAAAAAAGTATCAACAGTAAACTGGTGTCCAGAATGTCAAACAGTTTTAGCAAATGAACAAGTTGAAGACGGAAAATGTTGGAGACACTCAAATACTCAAGTTATTCAAAAAGACTTAGAACAATGGTTCTTTAAAATAACTGATTATGCAGAAGAATTACTTACTGGTCACGAAGAATTAAGAGAAGGTTGGCCAGAAAAAGTTCTTACAATGCAAAAGAACTGGATAGGAAAATCTTTTGGTACTGAGATAGTATTTACAGTTGAAGAAACTGGAGAAAAATTACCACTATTCACAACAAGAATAGACACTATCCATGGAGTAACTTATTGCGTTGTAGCTCCAGAACACCCAATTGTAAATAAAGTTATAGAAGCTAATCCAAGTATAAAAGAGGCAGTTAGCAACATGAAAAATATGGATATAATCGAAAGAACTGCTGAAGGAAAAGAGAAAAATGGAATACCAACAGGTTGGCATGTTATAAACCCTGTTACTGGAGATAAAGTACCTTTATGGATAGCTGACTATGTTCTTATGAACTATGGAACAGGAGCAGTAATGGCTGTACCTACTCACGACGAAAGAGACTTTGCTTTTGCTAGAAAATATAACTTACCAATGAAAGTTGTAATTAATCCAGTTGGACAAGAGGAAATTTTAAATCCAGCTGAGATGAAAGAAGCATTTACGGAAGCTGGGGTAATGGTAAACTCTGGAGAGTTTAACGGAATGAACTCAAAAGAAGCTCTTGAAAAAATAGCTGACTATGTTCAAGCTAAAGGATACGGAGAAAAAACAACAAAATATAGATTAAAAGACTGGGGAATTTCAAGACAAAGATATTGGGGAACTCCTATTCCAGTATTATACTGTGATAAATGTGGAATGGTAATGGAAAAAGATGAAAATCTTCCAGTAGAATTACCGACAGATGTTAAATTTACAGGAAATGGAAACCCTATTGAAACTTCTGAAGAATATAAACATGCAGTATGTCCAATCTGTGGAGGACCAGCAAGAAGAGAAACAGATACAATGGATACATTCGTTGATTCATCTTGGTATTTCTTAAGATATTGTGACCCTAAAAATACAAATCTTCCATTCTCTAAAGAAGCTGCAGATACTTGGACTTCTGTAAATCAATATATAGGTGGAGTAGAACATGCTGTAATGCACTTATTATATGCAAGATTCTTCTACAAAGCTTTAAGAGATTTAGGACTTGTAAGTGCTAATGAACCATTCAAAAGACTTCTTACTCAAGGAATGGTATTAGCTGACTCTTATTATTCACCAGCAACAAATAAATTCTTATTCCCATCAGAAGTTGAATTAAAAGATGGTAAAGCTTTTGCAAAAGAAACTGGTGAAGAATTAGTTATTAAAATGGAAAAAATGTCAAAATCTAAAAATAACGGTGTTGACCCAGAAGAGATAATGGAAAAATATGGTGCTGACGCTACAAGATTATTTATAATGTTCACTGCACCACCTGAAAAAGAATTAGAATGGAACGAAAATGGACTTGCAGGAGCAGTTAGATTCTTAAATAGAGTATGGAGAATAGTTGTAGAAAATAAAGAATTTATAAGTGATGACAAAATAGATTATTCAAAAATCTCTAAAGAAGATAAAGCACTAGTTAGAAAACTTCATCAAACAATCAAAAAAATCACTGATTCAATAGAAGATAACTACCACTTCAATACAGCAATAGCTGGAACAATGGAACTTATCAATGATGTTTATGATTATAGAGCAAATGTACTTGGAACAGATAAAGAAACACCTGAATCTAAAAAAATATTTGGACAAGTTATAGAAAATATAATTTTAATGCTTTCTCCATTTACACCACATTTCTGTGATGAGTTATGGGAAGAAATTGGAGAAGAGGGATATTTATTCAATGCTCCTTGGCCAGAATATGATGAAAAATTAACAGTGGCTGACGAAGTTACAATAGCTGTACAAGTAAACGGAAAAGTAAGAGGTTCTGTTACAGTAGATGTAAATGCTTCAAAAGAAGAGATTGAAAAACAAGCCTTTGAAATTGAAAATGTTAAAAAATTCACAGAGGGAAAAACAGTTGCAAAAGTGATAGTTGTTCCTAAGAAAATAGTAAACATAGTAGTTAAATAAAATTTTAAAATCCTGTAAATAAATTTTGCAGGATTTTTTTATTAAAAATATTGAAATATATATATTTTTTTTGAAAACTGTAGTATAATAAGAGAGTTAATAGAAAAATAATTAAGAAAAGATTTAGAAGGAGATGATAGTATGAATATTATGTTATTTGGAGCACCAGGAGCTGGAAAAGGAACTCAAGCAAAATATATAATCGAAAAATATGGAATTCCTCAAATCTCTACTGGAGATATATTAAGAGCTGCTGTAAAAGAAGGAACTCCTATGGGACTTGAAGCAAAAGCTTGTATGGAAGCTGGAAAATTAGTTTCTGATGAAATTATAATCGGAATCATAAAAGACAGATTAGCAAAAGATGATTGTAAAAAAGGATTTATCCTAGATGGTTTCCCAAGAACAATAGCTCAAGCTGAAGCTTTAGAAGTTTTAATGCAAGAAATGGGAATAAAATTAGATAAAGTTATATCTTTAAATGTTCCAGATGAACTAATCGTAGGAAGAGTAGTAGGAAGAAGAGTTTGTAAAGACTGTGGAGGATCTTTCCACGTAGAATTTAATCCACCAAAAGTAGAAGGAGTATGTGATTTCTGTGGTGGAGAATTAATCCAAAGAAAAGATGATTCTGCTGAAACAGTTGGAAAAAGATTACAAGAATACCACTCTCAAACTGCACCATTATTTGATTTCTACATGGAAAGAGGAATCCTTGCTGATATAGATGGAACAAAAGAAATTGATGAAATAACAAAAGAAATATTTAACATTTTAGGTTAATTTTAGGAAGGAAGAATATGGCAGTTATTATAAAAACTCCTGAAGAGATAGCAGGAATAAAAAAAGCCAATCAAATAATCGCAAGACTTTATGAAGAGGTATTACCACAATATATAAAACCGGGAATATCTACAAAAGAGATAGATAAAATAGTTGATGATTATATAAGATCTCAAGGAGCAATACCAGGTTGTATTGGAGTGCCAGGATTTTATAATTCATTCCCAGCAGCTACTTGTATTTCTGTAAATGAAGCAGTAGTTCACGGAATCCCAAGTGAAAATATAATTCTAAAAGAGGGAGATATAATAAGTGTAGACACAGTTACTATTTTAGATGGATATTATGGAGATGCAGCTATAACTTATCCAGTTGGAGAGGTAGACGCAGAAACAAAAAGACTTTTAGAAGTTACTGAAAAAGCAAGAGATATCGGAATAGAACAGGCTGTTGTAGGAAATAGACTTGGAGATATTGGACACGCAATCCAATCTTTTGTAGAAAAAAATGGTTTTTCTGTTGTAAGAGATTACGCAGGACATGGTGTTGGAAAAGAGATGCACGAAGATCCTTGTGTAGCTAACTATGGAAGAAAGGGTAGAGGAATAAAAATCGAAGAGGGAATGGTACTTGCCATAGAGCCTATGGTTAATGCTGGAAGTTACAGAATTGGTATGCTAGAAGATGGTTGGACAGTAGTAACTAAGGATGGGAAAAAATCAGCTCACTTTGAACATTCTATTGCGATAGTAGATGGAAAACCATTGGTACTTAGTAAATTAGACTAAAAAATTTTTCAAAAAACTCAAAAAATCAGTAGACATTTTTTAAAAAATATGGTAAAATATTTTGAATTTCTGTTCGATAGGAGGAGATATGTCAAAAAAAGATGTTATCGAATTAGAAGGAACTATTTTAGAAGCCCTTCCAAATGCGATGTTTCAAATTAAATTAGAGAATGGGCATACTATTCTAGGTCATATTTCAGGAAAAATGAGAATGAACTATATCAAAATCTTACCTGGAGATAAAGTTACTGTTCAAATTTCTCCATATGATTTATCTAGAGGAAGAATAGTTTACAGAAAGAAATAGTTTTTTTACATCACGAAAAAGGAGGTAGAGATGAAAGTAAGAACATCAATTAAACCTATTTGTGACAAATGTAAAGTAATCAGAAGACACGGTAAAATAAGAGTTATCTGCGAAAATCCTAAACATAAACAAGTTCAAGGATAATTAAAGATAAAATT
It encodes:
- the rlmB gene encoding 23S rRNA (guanosine(2251)-2'-O)-methyltransferase RlmB; protein product: MDKIIGINPVMEVLENKEKNIEKIEIFQGIKEDKANLIRKKASERNIKVQYIKKKVDNSQGVIAYISSYDYYVEFGEFLEKIAPKEKDIVLVLDGVQDPRNFGAIIRSAEIFGVSGIVIPERNSVSINETVVKTSTGAIEYVDIVKVVNITEALKNLKKLGYWVYGAEGDGAKVYSEEKYPDKTVIVLGSEGFGIRKKVKENCDILIKIPMHGKINSLNVSVAGGILLSEVAKSIY
- a CDS encoding OmpA family protein, which translates into the protein MKNKKIVVSFLTTALILGGCTSNFVRPEGSMSYTTGGALSGAAAGALAGQLIGGNTKGTLIGTAAGALIGTAIGANLQKQENEFRNVLYNSGVEIVNTGSSILLNIPEGLTFNLNSSALKSQFTRHLNGIATVLNNYPKSKIVVTGHTDSTGSREYNMELSQKRALSVGNYLVSRGVSANRFTVLGKGPDMPIAPNSTLEGRKANRRVTIEVLP
- the leuS gene encoding leucine--tRNA ligase, which gives rise to MKEYNFREIEKKWQAKWENSVLFKTNDKVDGKENYYVLVMLPYPSGKLHVGHARNYTIGDVIARYKKMKGYNVLHPMGWDSFGLPAENAAIQHGAHPAIWTKSNIENMKRQLKLMGLSYDWDREVATYTKEYYRWNQWIFKKLYEKGLVYKKVSTVNWCPECQTVLANEQVEDGKCWRHSNTQVIQKDLEQWFFKITDYAEELLTGHEELREGWPEKVLTMQKNWIGKSFGTEIVFTVEETGEKLPLFTTRIDTIHGVTYCVVAPEHPIVNKVIEANPSIKEAVSNMKNMDIIERTAEGKEKNGIPTGWHVINPVTGDKVPLWIADYVLMNYGTGAVMAVPTHDERDFAFARKYNLPMKVVINPVGQEEILNPAEMKEAFTEAGVMVNSGEFNGMNSKEALEKIADYVQAKGYGEKTTKYRLKDWGISRQRYWGTPIPVLYCDKCGMVMEKDENLPVELPTDVKFTGNGNPIETSEEYKHAVCPICGGPARRETDTMDTFVDSSWYFLRYCDPKNTNLPFSKEAADTWTSVNQYIGGVEHAVMHLLYARFFYKALRDLGLVSANEPFKRLLTQGMVLADSYYSPATNKFLFPSEVELKDGKAFAKETGEELVIKMEKMSKSKNNGVDPEEIMEKYGADATRLFIMFTAPPEKELEWNENGLAGAVRFLNRVWRIVVENKEFISDDKIDYSKISKEDKALVRKLHQTIKKITDSIEDNYHFNTAIAGTMELINDVYDYRANVLGTDKETPESKKIFGQVIENIILMLSPFTPHFCDELWEEIGEEGYLFNAPWPEYDEKLTVADEVTIAVQVNGKVRGSVTVDVNASKEEIEKQAFEIENVKKFTEGKTVAKVIVVPKKIVNIVVK
- the infA gene encoding translation initiation factor IF-1, whose product is MSKKDVIELEGTILEALPNAMFQIKLENGHTILGHISGKMRMNYIKILPGDKVTVQISPYDLSRGRIVYRKK
- a CDS encoding sigma-70 family RNA polymerase sigma factor, which produces MDASELKILMKAKAGDNESFEILLKKYEKYIYMNTKDYFLADGEREDLVQEGIIGLLKGIKSYDSEREASFKTFVIMCMRRQIITAIKSSNSKKNRFISLSGSETDESLMEEYVEKSPNAEEVFLYKELMEEFKEYTKEHFSDLEKEVLEKLFQGYNYSEIAENLGKPAKVIDNAYQRIKNKVKRWLKDFRNV
- a CDS encoding DUF1694 domain-containing protein; its protein translation is MSMEIYDAKEKTKINFQKIQNEKNFYLGEFRENVISALKKQDIDENIQYRFLNLMKNKNAKLLKISRELNMKDIKKYIEYAEKINLNYRLVDGLSYEGDIGMVIVSKEPLENENEDIIFEGEQELYVKAGLSPYYWEAEGKKICKKHYKLLEEKYPEKKEKFDLMGILDKMLGYKCPICTKENSNKGDI
- the rpmJ gene encoding 50S ribosomal protein L36 encodes the protein MKVRTSIKPICDKCKVIRRHGKIRVICENPKHKQVQG
- a CDS encoding adenylate kinase translates to MNIMLFGAPGAGKGTQAKYIIEKYGIPQISTGDILRAAVKEGTPMGLEAKACMEAGKLVSDEIIIGIIKDRLAKDDCKKGFILDGFPRTIAQAEALEVLMQEMGIKLDKVISLNVPDELIVGRVVGRRVCKDCGGSFHVEFNPPKVEGVCDFCGGELIQRKDDSAETVGKRLQEYHSQTAPLFDFYMERGILADIDGTKEIDEITKEIFNILG
- the murA gene encoding UDP-N-acetylglucosamine 1-carboxyvinyltransferase, with amino-acid sequence MGVGAFKIRGNKKLSGILEVEGSKNGSLPIFVATLIEKGTYILRNIPNLMDIRTLIKLLESLGLEVEQLDKHSYKIVNNGIKNIEASYELVKKMRASFLVMGPILAHCGEAKVSLPGGCAIGARPVDLHLKGFEALGTEITIEHGYVYGKVKDGKLKGDKIILDFPSVGATENIIMAAVKAEGVTIIENVAREPEIDDLCHFLNKMGAKIEGIGEGKLTITGVDKLYPCEYEIIPDRIVAGTFIIAAVMFEGVKVKGVRTEHLESFLMKLQEMGVTYHIDENGLFEVTSKLEDLKGVKVKTMPHPGFPTDLQSPIMTLMCLAKGSSEITETIFENRFMHVPELNRMGAEITTEKNIAVIKGIDKFSSAQVMSSDLRAGAALVLAALKSEGESTVNRIYHIDRGYEDLEIKLRNIGADIERVKEEI
- the map gene encoding type I methionyl aminopeptidase, which translates into the protein MAVIIKTPEEIAGIKKANQIIARLYEEVLPQYIKPGISTKEIDKIVDDYIRSQGAIPGCIGVPGFYNSFPAATCISVNEAVVHGIPSENIILKEGDIISVDTVTILDGYYGDAAITYPVGEVDAETKRLLEVTEKARDIGIEQAVVGNRLGDIGHAIQSFVEKNGFSVVRDYAGHGVGKEMHEDPCVANYGRKGRGIKIEEGMVLAIEPMVNAGSYRIGMLEDGWTVVTKDGKKSAHFEHSIAIVDGKPLVLSKLD